A portion of the Drosophila innubila isolate TH190305 chromosome 3L unlocalized genomic scaffold, UK_Dinn_1.0 0_D_3L, whole genome shotgun sequence genome contains these proteins:
- the LOC117788988 gene encoding fibroleukin-like: protein MSKSECKDTETMVLRAKLDPLQELVDSYKNQIQDLKAHVEDLRESLRFCKGRTTTKDSDSTTSNDLKNQKSNTRIQSKLYDLDLKDTDKAIAGTSFSRSCLDFEESSDIHQISVPGIVPFNVLCDATIAGPGWTVIQQRVNGKVHFYRDWASYRKGFGSFDGDFFLGLEKIHRLTSNSRHDLYIHMEKFDGSTMYGHYDNFKIAGEEDHYRLISLGKCSGTSRYDALRSHEHKKFTTFDNDNDEWPEGNCAIFSGSGWWHDHCVNTNLNGKYFNSEVQNEQSIFWENKTSLKKVKMMIRPRGN, encoded by the exons ATGAGTAAAAGCGAATGCAAAGATACAGAAACAATGGTTTTACGGGCAAAATTGGATCCACTTCAGGAACTGGTCGACTCGTATAAAAACCAAATTCAAGATCTAAAAGCACACGTTGAAGATTTACGCGAATCTCTAAGATTTTGCAAGGGAAGAACGACAACCAAAGATAGCGATTCAACGACTAGCAATGATCTTAAGAATCAGAAAAGTAATACCCGCATTCAATCGAAATTATATGATCTGGATTTAAAGGACACGGACAAAGCAATTGCGGGGACTTCTTTTTCTAGAAGTTGTCTTGACTTTGAAGAATCCTCGGATATTCATCAAATTTCTGTTCCTGGAATTGTTCCATTCAATGTTCTATGTGACGCTACGATAGCTGGACCTGGATGGACAGTTATTCAGCAGCGAGTTAATGGAAAAGTTCATTTTTACAGAGATTGGGCCTCATATCGTAAAGGGTTTGGTTCCTTTGACGGTGACTTTTTTCTTGGTCTAGAAAAGATTCATCGGTTGACGTCCAACAGTCGTCATGATCTCTACATTCATATGGAAAAATTCGATGGATCCACCATGTATGGCCATTACGACAACTTCAAAATTGCTGGCGAGGAAGATCATTACAGACTTATCAGCTTGGGGAAATGCTCTGGTACCTCAAGGTATGATGCATTGAGAAGTCATGAGCACAAGAAATTTACCACGTtcgataatgataatgacgaATGGCCTGAAGGAAATTGTGCAATCTTTAGTGGTTCCGGATGGTGGCACGACCATTGCGTCAATAC taatttaaatggaaaatactTTAATTCTGAAGTTCAAAATGAGCAAAGCATATTCTGGGAGAACAAAACTTCGCTGAAGAAAGTTAAAATGATGATACGCCCGAGAGGGAATTAA
- the LOC117788987 gene encoding ficolin-2-like translates to MRISIFYKSIILILAINVLNATASQEDISCKVNRELEQQCGSYTYVVVKPFLDYIKQINDEINQNKIKDREINDLKEKLIQQNSNVAINNVLKAQIDFQQTTINRLTTSAISTDQCDQIKKELIDKDEMIAELRVKAKTDTDNLRATQLQLEENLIKLAKQKTDLQLCQKEVEKFSKTEKNQKPNSCNAFGDSSGIHQIQVPGIDSFDVLCDNQTAGPGWIVIEQRLNGGESFNRDWATFRKGFGSHDGDFFLGLEKIHRLTNNQYNELYIYMERFDGRIDYARYDRFGISNENDKYRINILGEFSGNVEDKLRSHAYMMFSTSDSDNDAWAEGSCAHYREAGWWYESCVTSFLHGAYYNRATDSYSSIYFNYPHTIKKLKIMIRPISKN, encoded by the exons ATGAGAATAAGTATTTTCTATAAGAGTATAATCCTAATTCTGGCTATTAATGTACTTAATGCAACTGCATCTCAGGAAGATATT TCTTGTAAAGTCAACCGAGAATTGGAACAACAATGTGGCTCATACACGTATGTGGTTGTCAAGCCATTTCTcgattatataaaacaaattaacgacgagataaatcaaaataaaatcaaagacagagaaataaatgatttaaagGAAAAGTTGattcaacaaaattcaaatgtagCGATCAACAATGTATTGAAAGCTCAGATTGATTTTCAGCAAACAACTATAAATAGATTAACTACAAGTGCGATATCAACAGATCAATgtgatcaaattaaaaaagaactaATTGATAAGGATGAAATGATTGCAGAACTGAGAGTCAAGGCAAAAACTGATACTGACAATTTGAGAGCAACTCAATTGCAATTAGAGGAGAATCTAATTAAgttagcaaaacaaaagacagaTTTACAATTATGTCAAAAAGAAGTAGAAAAATTTAGTAAGACAGAAAAGAATCAAAAGCCCAATAGTTGCAATGCATTTGGAGATTCTTCAGGTATTCATCAAATACAAGTTCCTGGAATAGATTCATTCGATGTTCTGTGCGATAATCAAACAGCTGGACCTGGATGGATAGTTATTGAGCAACGATTGAATGGTGGAGAGAGTTTTAACAGAGATTGGGCCACATTTCGAAAAGGATTTGGTTCTCATGACGGCGACTTTTTCCTGGGCCTGGAAAAGATTCATCGATTGACTAACAACCAATATAATGAGCTCTACATTTATATGGAGCGATTTGATGGACGTATTGACTACGCTCGATATGATCGATTTGGGATTTCCAATGAAAATGATAAGtacagaataaatattttgggtGAGTTCTCTGGTAATGTTGAGGACAAGTTGCGATCACATGCATATATGATGTTCTCGACATCTGATTCCGATAACGATGCTTGGGCTGAGGGAAGCTGTGCTCATTATCGAGAAGCTGGTTGGTGGTACGAAAGCTGTGTTACCTC TTTCTTGCATGGAGCATACTATAATCGGGCTACAGATAGTTACAGTTccatatatttcaattatccTCACACTAtcaaaaagctgaaaattatGATACGTCCGATTTCTAAAAATTGA
- the LOC117787100 gene encoding uncharacterized protein LOC117787100 yields the protein MSNLTTPVAVDFYQDELKQLLQQLMWQAQVKRCLAIITDDLHSTIYDGEYFQAVSQHPRAFYMVRVNDSENLNKPPSQMLHVLHGIKSSGCDLHVITLLNGWQVQQLIKFVYNNRALHMQHKFVLLHDVRLYDHEMLHIWSVFVSTLFLRRHHQQKSFSISTIAYPGILSGVLVLQQLANWSPGKRFNKKLLFKDKTRNLLGASLTVAIAEHEPMVHLNRSTNTYEGVEVMIMDALAKTLHFQPLYYSFNKSNAVEWDQMLEENETRLETGLIGEVAHHNARFGIGDLHLFQSYVQHVELSLQHSVECLTFLTPESSTDNSWQTFILPFSAGMWTGVMMSLFVVGTIFYLISFLNALLLDSNQASTFFHCLRRSQGRRREPRDWRRLSFRIELGRYRGLGAEGTGRELFDDYANCILLTYSMLLYVALPRMPHHWPLRVLTGWYWIYCILLVATYRASFTAILANPAARVTIDTLQELNRARIPPTTGAIENIQFFRESIDDTAREVGANMEIVEPIEDLTERIARGRCAYYDNEFYLRYLRVASEARGMGPTALHIMKECVIHMPVVLALEKNSALKPHVDDIIQRLSEGGFIAKWLRDAIKRLPAEEQAPQEALMNLTKFWSSFVALGIGYLISICAILIEHWHFRYIVMQHPLYDVYNPSIYYNFKRLYPDA from the exons ATGTCCAATCTAACGACTCCAGTGGCCGTGGATTTCTACCAGGACGAGCTGAAACAGTTGTTGCAACAGTTGATGTGGCAGGCGCAGGTGAAACGTTGCTTGGCGATCATCACAGATGATCTGCACTCAACGATCTATGATGGGGAATATTTCCAGGCAGTGTCGCAACATCCCAGAGCCTTCTACATGGTGCGTGTCAATGACAGCGAGAATCTGAACAAACCTCCCTCGCAAATGTTGCACGTGTTGCACGGCATCAAGTCGAGTGGCTGTGATTTGCATGTGATCACCCTGTTGAACGGTTGGCAGGTGCAACAGTTGATCAAATTTGTGTACAACAATCGTGCGTTGCATATGCAACACAAGTTTGTCCTGTTGCACGATGTCAGACTCTACGATCACGAGATGTTGCACATCTGGAGTGTGTTTGTCAGCACTTTATTCCTCAGGCGGCATCATCAGCAGAAGAG TTTCAGCATCTCGACCATTGCCTATCCGGGCATTCTGAGCGGTGTCCTTGTGCTGCAACAACTGGCCAACTGGTCGCCTGGCAAACGCTTCAATAAAAAGCTTCTCTTCAAGGATAAAACAAGAAATCTGCTCG GTGCTTCTCTAACTGTGGCCATTGCCGAGCATGAGCCAATGGTGCATCTAAACAGATCCACAAATACATACGAGGGTGTCGAGGTAATGATAATGGATGCCTTGGCCAAGACATTGCACTTTCAGCCCCTTTACTACAGTTTTAATAAGAGTAATGCAGTTGAATGGGATCAGATGCTGGAGGAGAACGAGACGCGACTGGAGACGGGACTAATTGGAGAAGTG GCGCATCACAATGCCCGCTTTGGAATTGGGGATCTGCATCTGTTCCAGAGCTATGTGCAACATGTGGAGCTAAGTCTGCAGCATAGCGTGGAGTGTTTGACCTTCCTGACGCCCGAGTCCTCGACGGACAACTCCTGGCAGACCTTCATCCTGCCCTTTAGCGCCGGAATGTGGACGGGTGTGATGATGTCACTCTTTGTGGTCGGCACCATCTTCTATCTCATCAGCTTTCTCAATGCCTTGCTCCTGGACAGCAATCAGGCTTCCACCTTTTTTCACTGCCTCCGACGGAGTCAGGGACGTAGACGGGAGCCAAGAGATTGGCGACGTTTGAGTTTTCGCATTGAGCTCGGTCGCTATCGGGGATTGGGAGCTGAAGGAACTGGACGGGAACTCTTTGATGATTATGCCAACTGCATACTGCTCACTTACAGCATGCTGCTCTATGTGGCACTGCCCCGCATGCCACACCATTGGCCACTGCGTGTTCTCACCGGCTGGTATTGGATCTACTGCATCCTTTTGGTGGCCACCTACAGAGCCAGCTTTACCGCCATTCTGGCTAATCCAGCGGCACG GGTGACCATAGACACACTGCAGGAACTTAATCGTGCCCGCATTCCGCCCACTACGGGCGCCATTGAGAACATACAATTCTTTCGAGAATCCATCGATGATACGGCTCGCGAAGTGGGCGCCAACATGGAAATTGTGGAACCCATCGAGGATTTG aCGGAGAGAATTGCAAGAGGTCGCTGTGCATACTATGACAACGAGTTCTATCTGCGGTATCTCCGTGTGGCAAGTGAGGCACGTGGCATGGGACCGACTGCGCTGCACATTATGAAGGAATGTGTGATCCATATGCCTGTAGTTTTGGCACTAGAGAAGAACTCAGCGCTTAAGCCGCACGTGGATGATATAATACAGCGTTTAAGTGAGGGCG GATTCATTGCCAAGTGGCTGCGGGATGCGATCAAGCGTCTGCCGGCAGAGGAACAGGCACCTCAGGAGGCACTAATGAATCTGACCAAGTTTTGGAGCTCTTTTGTGGCGCTTGGTATTGGCTACTTAATCTCGATCTGTGCTATTCTGATCGAGCATTGGCATTTCAGATATATTGTTATGCAGCACCCACTATATGATGTCTATAATCCCAGCATATACTACAATTTCAAACGTCTCTATCCGGATGCATAG
- the LOC117786508 gene encoding protein scylla produces the protein MKMEVLAMQSNYNYSAVLGSNKARDWTSTLTPPTSAAVAKKVAVSAAASSAARKSVSQNTHSIKHKQQVNRSSSSGSNSSSGGSSVSKKTKTMNSSPYSSVYSCDELDELSVRSDVDAAAVNELSLNLLSKLREAKARHLTCTEVSLPCDLTPSIAAEIIRVSEKEPCGIRGCTIYVEFEDEPQNSRRIASLKVDPETVSTFEVYLTLRQDHRGWTALLPQFMKSLARTITISPEYTITKHKLYSADGLGARRTYSFGSSSSSSHSQAIATPTI, from the exons atgaaaatggaagtACTCGCAATGCAAtccaactacaactacagtgCTGTCCTGGGATCCAACAAAGCTCGAG ATTGGACCAGCACATTGACACCGCCCACGTCCGCCGCAGTGGCTAAGAAGGTCGCCGTCTCTGCTGCCGCCAGCAGCGCAGCTCGCAAGAGCGTCAGCCAGAACACACACAGTATTAAGCACAAGCAGCAAGTgaaccgcagcagcagcagcggcagcaacagcagcagcggcggaaGCAGCGTTAGcaagaaaaccaaaacaatgaACAGCAGTCCTTACAGTAGCGTCTACAGCTGTGATGAGTTGGATGAGCTTTCGGTGCGCAGTGATGTTGATGCGGCGGCTGTAAACGAACTGTCGCTCAATCTGCTCTCAAAGCTGCGGGAGGCAAAGGCGCGTCATTTGACATGCACCGAAGTGTCGCTACCCTGTGATCTCACGCCCAGCATTGCGGCGGAAATAATACGTGTGTCGGAGAAGGAGCCATGCGGCATTCGCGGCTGCACCATCTATGTGGAGTTCGAGGATGAGCCGCAGAATTCGCGACGCATTGCATCGCTCAAAGTGGATCCCGAAACGGTATCCACATTCGAGGTATATCTAACACTGCGACAGGATCATCGCGGCTGGACGGCACTGTTGCCGCAGTTCATGAAGAGTCTGGCACGCACCATCACCATCAGTCCAGAGTATACCATCACCAAGCATAAGCTATACTCAGCCGATGGCTTGGGTGCCAGGCGTACCTACAGCTTTGGCTCAAGCTCAAGCTCAAGCCATAGCCAGGCGATTGCAACGCCAACGATATAA